In Plodia interpunctella isolate USDA-ARS_2022_Savannah chromosome 17, ilPloInte3.2, whole genome shotgun sequence, one genomic interval encodes:
- the LOC128677178 gene encoding protein NDRG3-like produces the protein MPSSVQENIALLNMVSSDNLEDDLKSVQLHFPSDRRLQSDGACVEERVRTSRGDILVAVRGDRTKRAILTYHDLGLNYAANFQAFFNFVDMRAILDKFCIYHVNAPGQEEGAPALPEDFTYPSMDGLASQIDFILGHFGIRSFIGLGVGAGANILARYAIANPQRVDALALINCTSTQAGWTEWLYQKINTRQLRSSGMTQGALDYLMWHHFGRSTEDRNHDLAHVYKECFSHVNPTNLSMFIDSYLRRSDLSIAREGNTIKIPVLNMTGALSPHVDDTVTFNGRLDPTKTSWLSLSDCGMVLEEQPNKIAEAFRLFLQGEGYCR, from the coding sequence atgccatCGAGTGTGCAAGAAAATATAGCTCTACTAAACATGGTGTCTTCAGATAATCTAGAAGATGATTTAAAAAGTGTCCAACTGCACTTTCCTTCGGACAGACGATTGCAGAGCGACGGCGCATGCGTGGAGGAGAGGGTGAGGACTTCCCGCGGGGACATCTTGGTAGCGGTTCGGGGGGACCGCACCAAACGCGCCATTCTTACCTACCATGACCTTGGCCTGAATTATGCCGCTAACTTCCAAGcattctttaattttgttgacatGCGGGCCATACTGGACAAGTTTTGTATTTACCATGTGAACGCTCCTGGACAGGAGGAAGGCGCGCCAGCTTTGCCGGAGGATTTTACATACCCTAGCATGGACGGCCTCGCCTCCCAAATAGATTTTATCTTGGGTCACTTTGGAATTCGATCGTTTATTGGACTAGGTGTGGGAGCTGGCGCTAATATCCTTGCGCGGTATGCAATCGCGAATCCGCAAAGAGTCGATGCTTTGGCTTTGATCAACTGCACCTCTACACAGGCCGGATGGACTGAATGGCTgtatcaaaaaattaatacacgGCAGTTGCGATCGAGTGGCATGACTCAAGGTGCCTTGGACTACTTGATGTGGCATCATTTTGGACGTAGCACGGAGGACCGCAATCACGATCTTGCTCATGTTTACAAAGAATGCTTCTCTCATGTGAACCCTACTAATTTATCAATGTTCATCGACTCGTATCTCCGCCGCAGCGATTTGAGCATCGCTCGTGAAGGAAATACGATTAAGATTCCTGTTTTGAATATGACGGGAGCGCTGTCACCTCATGTTGATGACACCGTGACTTTTAACGGTCGTTTGGACCCAACGAAGACGTCTTGGTTGAGCTTGTCTGACTGTGGAATGGTATTAGAGGAGCAGCCTAATAAGATAGCGGAGGCTTTCAGGCTGTTCCTGCAGGGCGAGGGCTACTGCAGGTAG
- the LOC128677318 gene encoding uncharacterized protein LOC128677318, protein MDEDYQPERRRGRAPGKKKNPISVEERRARNAQYERERRDGTAEAMRHLAEAAGCLPSMPNKVILQTACHQLVQYRSATDEVTALKQTNDTIIAEIVHLKNFLAKGKKAKKDKKKKRSLDSNKSSNHGVKICNKNEKKKKNRKTKTKSPTTEMEPANSNITQEFVQQSSEVNTSVEVDASPDSGIYEPDLFPLCDDWPLEPASWALPLEDPFNGGPMELGQLFEEMESPYIEQGEVEVQNPVEMDPFLWALCK, encoded by the exons ATGGATGAAGACTACCAACCAGAGAGGCGACGCGGTCGAGCCCCTGGGAAAAAAAAGAATCCTATTTCTGTG gaGGAACGCAGGGCTCGTAACGCCCAGTACGAAAGGGAGCGAAGGGACGGTACTGCGGAGGCCATGCGTCACTTGGCAGAGGCCGCTGGTTGCTTACCCTCA ATGCCGAATAAAGTAATACTTCAGACAGCTTGCCATCAGCTCGTGCAGTACCGCAGCGCTACAGATGAGGTGACAGCACTGAAACAGACCAATGACACGATTATCGCAGAAA TCGTACATTTGAAAAACTTTCTAGCTAAAGGGAAGAAGGcaaaaaag gacaaaaagaaaaagcgGTCTCTTGACTCAAATAAGTCTTCAAACCATGGG gttaaaatttgtaataaaaacgaaaaaaagaagaaaaaccgtaaaacaaaaactaaatcacCAACCACCGAAATGGAACCggcaaattcaaatataacaCAAGAATTTGTGCAACAGTCTTCCGAAGTGAATACTTCGGTCGAAGTGGATGCTTCTCCCGATTCAGGCATATATGAACCTGATCTATTTCCTCTATGTGATGACTGGCCTCTCGAGCCGGCCAGCTGGGCCCTGCCCCTAGAGGACCCTTTTAATGGAGGACCAATGGAGTTAGGTCAACTTTTTGAGGAAATGGAATCACCTTACATTGAGCAGGGTGAGGTGGAAGTTCAAAATCCAGTTGAAATGGATCCCTTTTTATGGGCACTGTGTAAGTAA